GCCACCCACCGCAACCTGGAGCAGGCGATCGCCGACGGCCGTTTCCGCGAGGATCTCTATTACCGCCTGAGCGTGTTCCCGCTGGAGCTGCCGGCGCTGCGCGACCGCCTGGAAGACCTGCCGCTCTTGATCGAGGAGTTCAACCAGCGCCAGGCGCGGCGCGGCCTGGCCCGGGTGCGTTTCGCCGCCGGTGCGCTGGAGGCGCTGCGCCACTACGCCTGGCCGGGCAACGTGCGCGAGCTGTGCAACCTGGTCGAGCGGCTGGCCATCCTCTATCCGCACGGCGAGGTGCGCGCGGCCGACCTGCCGGAAAAATACCGCGGCCCCGCGGCGGACGAGTCGGTGCGCAGTGCCGCGCTGCTGGCGCTGATGGACGAGGCGCGCCCCGCCATCGGCGCACCGGCGGCGGTGACGGTCGAGCCGTCCCTGCTGCCCGACGGCGGGCTGGATCTCAAGGAGCATCTGGCCGATATCGAGGTCGGCCTGATCCGCCAGGCGCTGGATGCCACCGGTGGCGTGGTCGCCCATGCGGCCAAGCTGCTGCGCATGCAGCGCACCACCCTGGTGGAGAAGCTGCGCAAGTACGGCCTGCAGGGCAGCCTGGCGGCCTGAGACGGGGTGGGGCAGGCGCTCCACACGGCATCTCGCCGCTTTCGGCCCTGCGCCAGGCCGGCGTGCTGTCTTGAAAGCGCCGGTGCCCCGGGCGCGACATCCGGGGAAAACGCATCGCTGCGGGGTGCCGCGGCGATGCGTGGCCGTTGGTCGGCGCCGTGGGCGGTGTCCCCCCAGGCTGCGCGGGCTCTTTGCGCATCGGCACCAATCGCTGGCACGGCTCGTGCTTTCACCCTGCTGACAAGTCGTCACGCGTTGGAAAACCGTCATGAGTGCGATCGACATCGACAGCCTGCTCGGCCAGATGCGCCAGCTCTCCACCCAGATGCGTCTGCCGGCGACGCCCGCGGCCGCCACACCCGCCGCGCAGGGCGCCGATTTCGGCGCGCTGTTCAAGCAGTCGCTGGCGGCGGTGGGAGCGAGCCAGTCCGAGGCCGGGCAGATGGCGGCGGCGTTCGAGCGTGGCGATCCGGGCGTCGATCTCGGGCGCACCATGGTGGCGGTGCAGAAGGCGGATCTGGCCTTCAACGCCACGGTGCAGGTGCGCAACCGGCTGGTCCAGGCCTACAAGGACATCATGAACATGCCGGTGTGAGCCGGCTCTCCCGCCTCGGAAACAGACCGTCCCCGCCATGGCCGACAACCCCATCGTCACCAGCGACGAAAGCAAGCGCATCCAGCGGCTGGATCTTCGCCAGCTCGCGCGCAGTCCCGGCACACGCCAGCTGCTGCTGCTGATCGGCATGGCCGCGGCAGTGGCGCTCGGCGTGGCGGTGGTGCTGTGGTCGCGCGGTCCCAATTACGGGCTGCTCTATGCCGGACTCGAACAGAAAGACGCCGCGGCGATCGTGCAGGCGCTGCAGGCGGCCAACACGCCCTACAAGCTGAGTCCGGACGGCAGCTCGATCATGGTGCCGGCCGCCGACCTGCCGGCGATCCGGCTCAAGCTCGCCGCGCAGGGCCTGCCGCAGGGCAGTGCCGCCGCTGCGCTGCCCGGCGCCGACTCGCCCTTCGGCATGAGCGACCTGGCCGAGCGCACCCGCTACCAGCAGCTGCTGGAAACCGATCTCGGCAACACCATCGCCACCCTGCAGGGCGTGCGGGCGGCGCGCGTGCATCTGGCGCTGCCCAAGCCTTCGGCGTTCGTGCGCGACAACCGCCAGGCCAGCGCCTCGGTGCTGCTCACGCTCTATCCCGGGCGCCAGCTCGATGCGGGGCAGGTGGCGGCGATCGTGCATCTGGTCGCGGCCAGCGTGCCGGAGCTGGATCCCGCGCAGGTCTCGGTGGTCGACCAGCAGGGCCAGCTGCTGACGGCCAATGCGGCCGATGGCCTGGGCGCGGTCGGTGACAGCCGCCTGCGGCTGGCCACGCGCATGGAAAACACCTACGCACAGCGCATCGAGGAACTGCTGACGCCGCTGGTCGGGCCGGGCAAGGTGCATGCACAGGTCTTTGCCGACCTCGATTTCAGCCAGACCGAGAAGGCCACCGAGACCTACGACCACGAGCATCCCGCGCTGCGCAGCGAGCAGGTGAGCAGCGAGCAGCACACGGGAACGCCGGCGAACGAGGGCATTCCCGGCGCGCTCAGCAATCAGCCGCCGGTGACGCCCGCGCAGGCTACCGCCGCACAGCCGGGCGCCGCTCCGGCAGCGCCCGCCGCGGCCCCGCGCACGGGTGCGAACGCGACGGCCGGCGCGGCCACGCCGCCGCCCGCCGATACCTCGAGCAGCGCCACCCGCAACTACGAGCTCGACCGCACCATCAGCCATGTCAGCGATCCGGCCGGCCGGCTGGCCAGGCTCACCGTGGCGGTGGTGGTCGACAACAAGCTGGTGCAGGGCCCCAAGGGCGATACCAGCGTGCCGTTGACGCCGCAGGAGCTCGCCCATTTCACCGATCTGGTCAAGAACGCGGTCGGTTTCGACCCCCAGCGCGGCGACAGCGTGAGCGTGGTCAACCAGCCTTTCCATCAGCCGCCGGCGGCCGAGGGGCCGACCGAGCTGTCGTTCTGGCAGCGACCGGGCGTGCTGGATCTGGTCAAGCAGGGCCTGGGCGTGCTGGTGGCGTTGCTGGTGGCCTTCGGCCTGCTGCGGCCGCTGCTCAAGGGGCTGACGCGTGGCGCGGCGCCGGCGCAGACCCTGGCGGTGGCCGGCGGCGCGCCGCCGGTGGCCGTCCGCGTCGCGACCGAGGAGCCGGCGGCGCCGGTCGAGCGCAGCCAGCTCGGCGGACCTGCGGCCTCTGCCGGTCTGGGCTACGAGCAGCGCATCGGCCTGGCGCGGCGCATGGTGGCGGACAATCCCAAACAGGTCGCGCAAGTGGTCAAGAACTGGGTGAACGAGGATGGCAACTGAGTCGATCAGCGGTGCCCAGCGCGCGGCCATCCTGCTGCTCACCTTGGGTGAGCAGGACGCCGCGGAGGTGCTCAAGTACCTGTCCGCACGCGACGTGCAGGCGGTCGGTTCGGCCATGGCCGGCTTAAGCGGCGTGAGCCGCGAGCAGGTGGTCCAGGTGCTCGACCGCCTGAGCGAGGACATGAACCGGCAGACCGCGATCGGCGTCGGCACCGAGGAATACATCCGCAAGATCCTGGTCAACGCGCTTGGCGAGAGCAAGGCCGGCAGCCTCATCGACCGCATCCTGCTCGGCCGTTCCAGCAAGGGCCTGGAATCGCTCAAGTGGATGGAAAGCCGCGCCATCGCCGAGATGATCGGCCAGGAACACCCGCAGATCATCGCCCTGGTGCTCGCGCACCTGGAGCCGGACCAGGCCGCCGAGGTGCTGGGCTATCTGCCCACCCGCGTGCGGCCGGACGTGGTGATGCGCATCGCCACTCTGGACGGCGTGCAGCCCCAGGCGCTCAACGAGCTCGACGAGATCATGGAGCGCCAGTTCAACGGCACCAGCAACAAGCTCAAGTCGGCCAACATCGGCGGCTTGAAGGCGGCGGCGGCCATCCTCAATGAGATGGAAACCAGCCGCGAGGTCGAGTTGATGAGCGCGATCCGCAGTCAGGACCCGACGCTCGGCGGCCGCATCGAGGAACTCATGTTCGTCTTCGACGATCTGGTCGGCCTGGACGATCGCAGCATGCAGACGCTGTTGCGCGAGGTGCCGAGTCAGCGCCTGGTGGTGGCGCTCAAGGGCGCCGAGCCGGCGGTGCGCGAGAAGATCTTCGCCAACATGTCCAAGCGCGCCGCCGACATGCTGCGCGACGATCTGGAGGTCGCCGGGCCGGTGCGCGTGTCGGAGGTCGACGCCGCGCAGAAGGAGATCCTCTCCATCGCGCGGCGGCTGGCCGACGCCGGGCAGATCACCCTGTCCGCCGGCGGCGGTGACGAGATGGTTTCATGAACGGCATCCTCGACCGCGAAGTCGCCGCGGGCTTCACCCGCTGGGAACCGCCGATGGTCGGCGACACACCGCCGCCGCCGGCCGAACCGCCGCGGCCGACGGTGAGCGAGCTCGAGGCGATCGAGCGGCAGGCGCGCGAGGAGGGTTATGCCGCCGGCCATCGCGAGGGCCTGGCCGCCGGCCGGCGCGAGATCGAGGCGCGGGTGGCCCGTCTGGAGGCGATGCTCGCCGCCGCCGCGCAACCGTTGGCGCGGCTCGACATCGAGGTAGAGGAAGAACTGGCCAGACTGGCGGTCACCATCGCCCGGCGCGTGCTCGCCCACGAATTGAGCGTGCATCCGCAGCGCATCGTCGAGACCGTGCACCGCGCCGTGGGCCTGCTGCCCGCCGGCAGCCGCGAGCTGCGCGTCCACTTGCACCCGGATGATCTCAAGCTGCTGCGCGAGAGCGGCGCCGCCGACGCGGGCTGGCAGCTCATCGCCGATCCGGCGTTGAGCCGCGGCGGCTGCCGGATCGAGAGCACGCAGTCGCGGCTGGATGCGACCCTGGAGGCGCGGCTGACGGCGGTGATCGATGCCGTGCTCGGCGCGGAGAAGGGCGACGCGCCATGAACCAGTCCGTGTGGCGCGAACGGCTGGCCCGGCGCACGCAACGTGCGGCGCAGGCGCGCGAGCCCGGCGTGGAAGGCCGGCTGCGCCGCGTGGTCGGCCTGACCCTGGAGGCCGAGGGTTGCGAGGCGCCGCTCGGCGCGCGCTGTCTGGTCGACGCCGCCGACGGCGCGATGCTGGAGACCGAGGTGGTCGGCTTCGCCGACGAGCGCCTGCTGCTGATGCCGGTCGACGAGATGCACGGCGTGCTGCCCAATGCGCGGGTACGGCCGCTCGCGCGCGCCGGCGGCCTGCCGGTCGGGGCGGGGCTGCTCGGCCGCGTGGTCGGCGCCGACGGCCTGCCGCTGGACGGCCTGGGCACGCTGGACACCGGCGAGTTCGCCGCGCTCAAGCGCGAGCCGATCAATCCGATGGCACGCAAGCCGATCGACACCCCGCTCGACACCGGCGTGCGCGCGATCAATGCCCTGCTCACCGTCGGCCGCGGCCAGCGTCTGGGTCTGTTCGCCGGTTCGGGCGTGGGCAAGTCCACGCTGCTGGGCATGATGACCCGCTACACCGACGCCGACGTGGTGGTGGTCGGCCTGATCGGCGAGCGCGGCCGCGAAGTGAAGGAGTTCGTCGAGCACACCCTGGGCGAGGAAGGCCGCCGCCGCGCGGTGATCGTCGCCGCCCCGGCCGACGCGCCGCCGCTCAAGCGGCTGCGCGGCGCGCAGTACGCCACCGCGATCGCCGAATGGTTCCGCGATCGTGGCCAGCGCGTGCTGCTGTTGATGGATTCGCTGACCCGCTACGCGCAGGCCCAGCGCGAGATCGCGCTCGCCATCGGCGAACCACCGGCGACGCGGGGCTATCCGCCCTCGGTGTTCGCGCTGCTGCCGGCGCTGGTCGAGCGGGCCGGCAACGACGCTGAGGGACGCGGCTCGATCACCGCTTTCTACACCGTGCTCACCGAGGGCGACGACTATCGCCACGACCCGATCGCCGACGCCTCGCGCGCGATCCTGGACGGCCATGTGGTGCTTTCGCGCGATCTCGCCGAGGCCGGCCACTACCCGGCCATCGACATCGAGGCCTCGATCAGCCGCGTGATGCCGGCGGTCACCACGCGCGACCAGCAGCGCGCGGCGCAGCGTTTCCGCCAGGTGTACGCGGCCTACCGGCAGCAGCGCGACCTGATCGCGGTGGGTGCCTACCAGAAGGGTTCCGACCCGCAGGTGGACCAGGCCATCGCGTTGTGGCCGAAGCTGCGTGCCTTTCTGCAGCAGGAGGTGGACGAGCCGGTCACGCTCGCCGCCGCGGTCGCCGCGCTCGAAGCCATCGCCGTCGAGGTCGACGGGTGATGAGCCGCGCCGAACGCCTGCAACCGGCCGCCGATCAGGCCCGCCAGCGCAGCGAGGACGCGGTGGCGGAGCTCGCCGAGCGCCAGCAGGCGCTGGTGCGCGCCGAACGCCAGCTCGCCGAGCTCAAAGGTTACCGGCAGGAATACGCGCTCGACGCCGGCGGCGGCCTGAGCGTCAGCGCGTTGCTCAACCGGCAGCAGTTCGTCGAACGCATCGACCGCGCCATCGCCCAGCAGCAGCGAGAGATCGAACGCCAGCAGCGTCTGCTCGAGCAGGCGCGCCTCAAATGGCGCACCGCCCATGCCCGCGAGACCGCGCTGGACGGCGTGATCGAGCGCTATCGCGACGAGGAGCGCCGCCACGAGGAACGCCGCGAGCAGCGCGAGATCGACGACCGCGGTCCGCGCCGGCCGCCGACGGGTTGAGTGCGATGGTCGAAGCGGGCGCAGCGCCGGTCGTTATGGTGATGAAGATGAAGCCGCCGGGCGGTGCCGGATGGCCGCCCGGGCCTCGGCGCATGACGGCAGGCCGCCGCGCGCGTCGGTGATCCCCCCAAAGTCCTGCCTTTCGGAGACAGCCTGATGTCCGGTTCCTTGACGGTGACGCCCGTTTCCCCAGTCAGTCCGGTGAGCGCCGCGGCCGGCGTGCATGCCGGCGTCGAGGCGGCGGCCCTGTTCGGCCAGCAGCTCGTCGCCGCGCGCCACGGGCATGGCCGGCAATCACACGCCGACGCGCAGACGGACGATGCGCCGTTGCCCGACGCCTCGCCCGTGTCGGCATCGGCGACGGCGCCTGCCGCCGACACGGCGTCCGAGGGTCCGGACATGGCGGCCGCCCTGGTGGCGGGTTTGTCCTCGGCCCCGACGGACAAGGGCGAGGTTGACGACGGCGACGCCTCCGCGACCGCCGCACAGGGCAGCGCCGCCGGCACCCTGGCCGCGAGTCTGTGGGCGATGCTCGGCCATACGCCCCCGGCGGCACTCGGCGCGGCCAGCGGCGGCGTCGCCAAGCTGCTGGCCGCCGGCGCGCACGCGCGGCCGACCAGCGCCAGCACGGAGGCGGCGCCGGATGGCGATCCGGCCGACGCCGACGCGGCGGCGCGTCCCGCGGCGGCCCTTGCCGGCGACCCGTCGGAGGTTTTCACGGGCCGGTCCGGCGTGCTGGCGAGCCTGGCTGCGGACAGCCGCACGCCGGATTCGCAAGGCCCTGCCGCCACGCGGACGCAGGTCGAGGTGCCGGCATGGATGACCTCGCTCGCCCCCCATCCGGCGGCCGCCGCCGCGCCCGTTGCGGTCCATCGGCTCGACGTGGCCAGCACGCCGGGCACGCCCGTCTTCGCCCAGGAATTGGGTCAGCAGGTGGTCTGGCTCGGCCAGCAGGACATCAAGCAGGCGCGCATCCGCCTGCATCCGGAGGATCTCGGCCAGGTCGACGTCAAGGTGAGCGTGCAGCACGGCGGCCAGGTCGACGTGAGCTTCGCCGCCCAGCATCCGGGCGTGGTGCATGCCCTGCAGCAGACGTTGCCGCAGCTCGACGCGCTGCTCGCCCAGCAGGGCCTGAGCCTCGGCCAGGCCCAGGTGGGCCAGCAGCAGGGCGGCGGTGGCGGCGCCGATGGCGGGGCCGCCACGGCCGGTACCGGCAGCGAAGCCGCCCGCGAGGACGTGCCGCCGATGACGGGCGTCGTGCGCGGCAACGGCCTTTTGGACACCTTCGCCTGAAAGCCCCCGCGGCGGCCGGCCGTCGCCGTGCCACGCCGACCGCCCGGCGGGCGTCAAGAAAACGCCGCCATTGCCTGCCGTCGGCATGAGCCGAGCAATCGCGCCGGTCCGGCGGCGCCACGCACTTCGGCCGTGCGGTGCGCGCGCCGAACCCAGCCCCTGCGCCGGCCGCTCGTCCCGGCCGGTGCCCTGTCGACGCCGGCGTAGCCTCATCGGGGCAGGCCACATTGCATGGCATGGCCCTTGCTAAGGCTGGGCTACCGACAGGCAACGAGGTTCGGCAGCATGGCCAAGATGGAAGCGGAGCAAGCGGTAGAGACCGCCGAGGCGGCGCCCAAGCGCGGCGGCGGACGCCGTCTGCTGGTGATCGGGGTGATCGCATTGGTACTGATCGGTCTGGGCGTGGGCGGTTATTTCTTGTTCGCCCGGCATGGCGCCCATGCGCCGGCGGCCAAGGCCGAGGCCGCGGCGGAGGCCGGCCCGGAACTCTATCTCGCCCTGGAGCCGCCGTTCGTGGTCAATTTCCGCGACGACGACTCGATGCGCTTCCTGCAGGTCGGGGTCACCCTGATGGCCCACGACCCCAAGGCGCTGGAGGCGGCCAAGGCCGCCGATCCGGTGATCCGCGACGCGCTGGTCAAGCTGTTCAGTGCGCAGAGCTTTGCCATCCTGAGCGACCCGGCCGGCAAGCAGAAACTGCAGACGCAGGCGCTGGCCACCGTGCGCGGCATCGTCCAGGCGCGCTATGGCAAGCCCGGCATCGAGGCGCTCTACTTCACTTCGTTCGTGATGCAGTGACCGGAGCCTCGAAGGCATGAGCGACCTGCTTTCCCAGGAGGAGATCGACGCCCTGCTCGAGGGCGTCAACGGCGGCAAGGTGGAGACCGGCAGCGACGAGCCGCTGCCGCCCGGTGCGGTACGGCCGTACGACTTCACCCAGCAGGACCGCATCGTGCGCGGCCGGTTGCCGACGCTGGAGATGGTCAACGACCGCTTCGCGCGCTATTTCCGCACCGCGCTGTTCGGCGTCCTGCGCAAGACCTGCGAGGTCGCCGTGCTCGGCGTGAAGATGCTCAAGTTCAACGAGTACGTGCACGGCCTGGTGGTGCCGGCGAGCCTGAACCTGGTGCGCATGAAGCCGCTGCGCGGCACCGCGCTGGTGGTGTTCGAACCGCGTCTGGTGTTCAGCGTGATCGACAACTTCTTCGGCGGCGACGGGCGCTTCCACGCGCGCATCGAGGGCCGCGACTTCACTCCCACCGAGAGCCGGGTGATCCAGATCCTGCTCAACGAGTTCTTCGCCGCCACCGTCGAGGCGTGGGCGCCGGTGCTCGCGCTGGAATTCGAATATCAGAACTCCGAGATCAACCCGCAGTTCGCCAACATCGTCAGTCCCACCGAGACGGTGGTGGTGTCGCGCTTCCACGTCGAGCTCGACGGCGGCGGCGGCGAGATCCACCTAACCCTGCCGTATGCGATGGTCGAGCCGATCCGCACCCTGCTCGATGCCGGCGTGCAGAGCGACCGCGTCGAGCGCGACGACCGCTGGGCCGAGCTGCTGCACGAGGAGATCTTCGACGCCGAGGTCGAGCTGAGCGCGCTGCTCTTGGAGACCGAACTCTCGATCGGCGACTTCCTGCGCCTGCGCCCGGGTGACGTGATTCCGGTGCAGTTGCCCGAGACCGCCACCGTGTTCGCCGAGGACGTACCGATTTTCCGCGCCCGCTACGGTCAGGCCAACGGCCGCGCCGCGGTGCGCTATCTCGCCCCCGCCGGCCGCCGCGAGGCGGCGCTGGCCGACAAACTCGATGACCTGGAGAAAAAGACCGCATGAACGCCCAAGACCCGGCCGCCCAGGCCGCCGCGCCGACGTCCGAAGCCGGCGAGAACTCGGATGTCAACCTGGACATGATCCTCGACGTGCCGGTGACGCTGTCGATGGAAGTCGGCCGCACCCGCATCAGCATCCGCAACCTGCTGCAGCTCAACCAGGGCTCGGTGGTGGAGCTGGACCGCGCCGCCGGCGAACCGCTGGACGTGTTCGTCAATGGCACCCTGGTCGCGCATGGCGAGGTGGTGGTGATCAACGAGAAGTTCGGCATCCGCCTGACCGACGTGATCAGCCCGGCTGAACGTGTGCGCAAGCTGCGCTGAGGGCCATGCGCATGCGACTTGCCATCGCGCCCGCGGCGATGCCGACCGTCGATCTCGGCGGCGAGCTGCTGCGCGCCGTGTTGGGCCTGGCCGCCATCGTGGCGCTGATCCTGCTCGCCGGCTGGCTGAGCCGCCGGCTGCAGGCACGCGCCGCGCCCGGCGGACGGCGCCTGCGCTGCGTCGAGAGCATGGCGCTCGGTGCCCGCGAACGGGTGCTGCTGCTCGACGCCGATGGCAAGCGGCTGTTGATCGGCGTCGGTGCCGGCGGCGTGCGCACCCTGCATGTCTACGAAGGCCAGGCCCCCGAACCCGCGCCGCCCGCTCCGCCGCCCGCCTTCGGCGAGCTGCTCGGCCGGCTGAGGCGCAGGCCATGAGCGCGCGTCCGTGCCGGCTGCTGCGCCTGCTGCTGCTTGCGCTGGCGTTCGCGTTGCCGCTCGCCCCCGCGCTGGCGCAGGAGGCGCCGGCCACCGGCGTCACCGCTTCCGCGCCGGCCCCGGGCGGCCTGCCCGCGCTCACCGTGCGCACCGCGCCGGGCGGCGGCCAGACCTGGACGCTGTCCCTGCAGGTGCTGGCGCTGATGACGGCGCTCACTTTGCTGCCGGCCATCCTGCTGATGATGACCTCGTTCACGCGGATCATCATCGTGCTGGGTTTCCTGCGCCAGGCGCTCGGCACCCAGTCGACGCCGCCCAACCAGGTCCTGCTGGGGCTGGCCTTGTTCCTCACCCTGTTCGTGATGTCCCCGGTGCTGCACAAGTCCTACGCGGAAGGCGTGAAACCCTACATGGACGGCCAGCTCGCCGCCGAGCAGGCGCTGCCGGCCGCCGCCGCGCCGTTCAAGCATTTCATGCTCGACCAGACCCGCGACGCGGACCTGCAGCTGTTCGCCCGCCTGGCCGGCGAGAAGCCGTTTGCCGACAAGGACGCGGTGCCGTTCCGGGTGGCACTGCCGGCGTTCGTCACCTCCGAGCTCAAGACCGCGTTCCAGATGGGCTTTCTGCTGTTCATCCCGTTCCTGATCATCGATCTGGTGGTGGCCAGCGTGCTGATGTCGATGGGCATGATGATGGTCTCGCCGATGATCATCTCGCTGCCGTTCAAGATCATGCTGTTCGTGCTGGTGGACGGCTGGACGCTGCTGGTCGGCACGCTGGCGGGGAGCTTCTACACATGACCTTCGCCACCCACTTTTCTCCCTTGTCCCGTAGGGGAGGGTGCCGGGGTGAGGGATCGGCCTTTCGCTACTTCCGCAGGTGGGCGATCGGGTTTTTCGACGGCGCCGTTCCCGTGCCGACGAAAAACCGGCCGGCCACCCTGCGGGCAGGTCCGCCACCCATCCGCCGTGCCCTGGCGGCCCCCAACAGCAGCGCGCTTCCTGCGCGGACTTCCCGCACGCGCTGTGTAGGCGTAAGTCCGGTGGCAGGCCACGCAAGCGCGTCGTTCGAATGCATGCGCAATGGGATGCGCCATGCGCTTGCCCCCTTCCGCCGGCCAGCGGGGAAAAGGGGCAAAGGCACGCGAAGCGAGGTTCTCGTATGACCCCGGAGTCCGTCATCCAATTCGGCCAGCATGCGCTGTACGTGGCCATGCTGGTGGCGATGCCGCTCTTGCTCACCGCGCTGGTGGTGGGACTCCTGATCGGCGTGGTGCAGGCGGCCACGCAGATCAACGAGATGACGCTGTCGTTCATACCCAAGCTGATCGCGATGGCGCTGGTGGCACTGATCGCCGGGCCGTGGATGCTGCGCACCCTGGTCGCCTTCACCCGGCAGCTGATCGAGGGGCTGCCGGGGGCGGTGAAGTGATGCCGGCGACGCCGCTCGTGCTCGATCCGGCGAGCTGGCAGCCGTGGCTCGGCCGCCTGCTGTGGACGCTGGCGCGGGTCAGCGGGCTGTGCCTGACCGCGCCGGTGCTGGGCGCCACGGTGATACCGGCGACGATCCGCGCGGCGCTGGTGCTGCTGCTTACCGGGGTGCTGGTGCCGCTGATGCCGGGATCGGCGCTCGAGCCGTTCTCGGCGGCCGGCGTGGCGGCCTTCGTCGGCCAGCTGCTGCAGGGCGCGCTGCTCGGTTTCGTGCTGCGGCTGGTGTTCGAGGCGGTGGCCTTCGGCGGCCAGCTGATCGCGCAGAGCATGAACCTGGGCTTTGCCGAGACGATCAATCCCGGCGCGGGCGGCAGC
The DNA window shown above is from Aerosticca soli and carries:
- the fliE gene encoding flagellar hook-basal body complex protein FliE, which produces MSAIDIDSLLGQMRQLSTQMRLPATPAAATPAAQGADFGALFKQSLAAVGASQSEAGQMAAAFERGDPGVDLGRTMVAVQKADLAFNATVQVRNRLVQAYKDIMNMPV
- the fliF gene encoding flagellar basal-body MS-ring/collar protein FliF; translation: MADNPIVTSDESKRIQRLDLRQLARSPGTRQLLLLIGMAAAVALGVAVVLWSRGPNYGLLYAGLEQKDAAAIVQALQAANTPYKLSPDGSSIMVPAADLPAIRLKLAAQGLPQGSAAAALPGADSPFGMSDLAERTRYQQLLETDLGNTIATLQGVRAARVHLALPKPSAFVRDNRQASASVLLTLYPGRQLDAGQVAAIVHLVAASVPELDPAQVSVVDQQGQLLTANAADGLGAVGDSRLRLATRMENTYAQRIEELLTPLVGPGKVHAQVFADLDFSQTEKATETYDHEHPALRSEQVSSEQHTGTPANEGIPGALSNQPPVTPAQATAAQPGAAPAAPAAAPRTGANATAGAATPPPADTSSSATRNYELDRTISHVSDPAGRLARLTVAVVVDNKLVQGPKGDTSVPLTPQELAHFTDLVKNAVGFDPQRGDSVSVVNQPFHQPPAAEGPTELSFWQRPGVLDLVKQGLGVLVALLVAFGLLRPLLKGLTRGAAPAQTLAVAGGAPPVAVRVATEEPAAPVERSQLGGPAASAGLGYEQRIGLARRMVADNPKQVAQVVKNWVNEDGN
- the fliG gene encoding flagellar motor switch protein FliG — translated: MATESISGAQRAAILLLTLGEQDAAEVLKYLSARDVQAVGSAMAGLSGVSREQVVQVLDRLSEDMNRQTAIGVGTEEYIRKILVNALGESKAGSLIDRILLGRSSKGLESLKWMESRAIAEMIGQEHPQIIALVLAHLEPDQAAEVLGYLPTRVRPDVVMRIATLDGVQPQALNELDEIMERQFNGTSNKLKSANIGGLKAAAAILNEMETSREVELMSAIRSQDPTLGGRIEELMFVFDDLVGLDDRSMQTLLREVPSQRLVVALKGAEPAVREKIFANMSKRAADMLRDDLEVAGPVRVSEVDAAQKEILSIARRLADAGQITLSAGGGDEMVS
- a CDS encoding flagellar assembly protein FliH; translated protein: MNGILDREVAAGFTRWEPPMVGDTPPPPAEPPRPTVSELEAIERQAREEGYAAGHREGLAAGRREIEARVARLEAMLAAAAQPLARLDIEVEEELARLAVTIARRVLAHELSVHPQRIVETVHRAVGLLPAGSRELRVHLHPDDLKLLRESGAADAGWQLIADPALSRGGCRIESTQSRLDATLEARLTAVIDAVLGAEKGDAP
- the fliI gene encoding flagellar protein export ATPase FliI; the encoded protein is MNQSVWRERLARRTQRAAQAREPGVEGRLRRVVGLTLEAEGCEAPLGARCLVDAADGAMLETEVVGFADERLLLMPVDEMHGVLPNARVRPLARAGGLPVGAGLLGRVVGADGLPLDGLGTLDTGEFAALKREPINPMARKPIDTPLDTGVRAINALLTVGRGQRLGLFAGSGVGKSTLLGMMTRYTDADVVVVGLIGERGREVKEFVEHTLGEEGRRRAVIVAAPADAPPLKRLRGAQYATAIAEWFRDRGQRVLLLMDSLTRYAQAQREIALAIGEPPATRGYPPSVFALLPALVERAGNDAEGRGSITAFYTVLTEGDDYRHDPIADASRAILDGHVVLSRDLAEAGHYPAIDIEASISRVMPAVTTRDQQRAAQRFRQVYAAYRQQRDLIAVGAYQKGSDPQVDQAIALWPKLRAFLQQEVDEPVTLAAAVAALEAIAVEVDG
- the fliJ gene encoding flagellar export protein FliJ; translation: MSRAERLQPAADQARQRSEDAVAELAERQQALVRAERQLAELKGYRQEYALDAGGGLSVSALLNRQQFVERIDRAIAQQQREIERQQRLLEQARLKWRTAHARETALDGVIERYRDEERRHEERREQREIDDRGPRRPPTG
- a CDS encoding flagellar hook-length control protein FliK, with amino-acid sequence MSGSLTVTPVSPVSPVSAAAGVHAGVEAAALFGQQLVAARHGHGRQSHADAQTDDAPLPDASPVSASATAPAADTASEGPDMAAALVAGLSSAPTDKGEVDDGDASATAAQGSAAGTLAASLWAMLGHTPPAALGAASGGVAKLLAAGAHARPTSASTEAAPDGDPADADAAARPAAALAGDPSEVFTGRSGVLASLAADSRTPDSQGPAATRTQVEVPAWMTSLAPHPAAAAAPVAVHRLDVASTPGTPVFAQELGQQVVWLGQQDIKQARIRLHPEDLGQVDVKVSVQHGGQVDVSFAAQHPGVVHALQQTLPQLDALLAQQGLSLGQAQVGQQQGGGGGADGGAATAGTGSEAAREDVPPMTGVVRGNGLLDTFA
- a CDS encoding flagellar basal body-associated FliL family protein — protein: MAKMEAEQAVETAEAAPKRGGGRRLLVIGVIALVLIGLGVGGYFLFARHGAHAPAAKAEAAAEAGPELYLALEPPFVVNFRDDDSMRFLQVGVTLMAHDPKALEAAKAADPVIRDALVKLFSAQSFAILSDPAGKQKLQTQALATVRGIVQARYGKPGIEALYFTSFVMQ
- the fliM gene encoding flagellar motor switch protein FliM, translated to MSDLLSQEEIDALLEGVNGGKVETGSDEPLPPGAVRPYDFTQQDRIVRGRLPTLEMVNDRFARYFRTALFGVLRKTCEVAVLGVKMLKFNEYVHGLVVPASLNLVRMKPLRGTALVVFEPRLVFSVIDNFFGGDGRFHARIEGRDFTPTESRVIQILLNEFFAATVEAWAPVLALEFEYQNSEINPQFANIVSPTETVVVSRFHVELDGGGGEIHLTLPYAMVEPIRTLLDAGVQSDRVERDDRWAELLHEEIFDAEVELSALLLETELSIGDFLRLRPGDVIPVQLPETATVFAEDVPIFRARYGQANGRAAVRYLAPAGRREAALADKLDDLEKKTA
- the fliN gene encoding flagellar motor switch protein FliN, whose amino-acid sequence is MNAQDPAAQAAAPTSEAGENSDVNLDMILDVPVTLSMEVGRTRISIRNLLQLNQGSVVELDRAAGEPLDVFVNGTLVAHGEVVVINEKFGIRLTDVISPAERVRKLR
- the fliO gene encoding flagellar biosynthetic protein FliO, with the protein product MRLAIAPAAMPTVDLGGELLRAVLGLAAIVALILLAGWLSRRLQARAAPGGRRLRCVESMALGARERVLLLDADGKRLLIGVGAGGVRTLHVYEGQAPEPAPPAPPPAFGELLGRLRRRP